The genomic region TCAGCCATCAAAATATTATTTTTTGAAAAACTTATGAAAAAAGCTTTACTTTCCTCATTACTATTTAAGAAAATAACTTTTTTATTACTTTTAAATGCCAGCGCAACTTCCGAAGCAGTTCCCGCACCTATCCCACAAGCAATAACTAAATCACTAGAAAGCACATTGATATTATTACTACGCGGCCATTTGATACCAAATCCGGGTTAAATACCCCCTTTTTCTTGAAGTCCGCGCAGGCGGGCTTTGCACGCGCAAGCCGCGAATGAGAGTCGTCGGGTAAAAAAGAGGTTAGGCAAACGGATTTGGTATGACATGAAGCGTCCCCCTCTTTTTCCAAAGTCCAAAACTTTTTTAATTTTTGAATTGGCATAATAGTTAGCGTAGTTGAAAAGGTTCTTATAAATATTGCACAAATTATCTAGCTGCTTGTATAGCCAGTGGTTTCGAGCGATAATATGCTTTTCAACTAGCTGAATTGTTTTTTGGTCATGTTGGGAACATATTATAACATATATGCTAAAATCAGCCAATACTTTTTAATACTTTAAGTGACTTGTCTCAATACTAAATTATACTAACTTCTGTTTCATTCTTTACTCCAAGGCTGCGATCGAATTTTCCTTGCCAAGCCTTGCCTGACAGTTGTCGTGAATGAGGTTAAAGCAGCATGACTGAAGAGCTTTTTGCGAATGGCAGGGAAATAGGGTCGTTGATGCAAGCACACTTCGCGTGTGCCTTACGCAGCACGGACTGGTCGCAAACGCTACTCAGTCTAATTGCACAGCTAGCGGAGCAGGAAGATGGACGGTAAGAGGACATCACCGAGAGTAGGGAGGGAAATCATCGGGAAGATTCGACTGCGCTCCTATGGTGTGGCGTTCCTCTGTGTTGCTCTGGCGCTGGGGATGACCCTGTTACTTTTACCGTGGCTCTATCCAACTATAACGCCCCTATTTCTGACGGCGGTAATGGTGAGCTACTGGTATGGTGACTGGAAGGCTGGGCTGTTAGCAACGGTTTTGTCTACGCTGGCAATCAACTACTTCTTCATTGAGCCATTCTATTCACTGCAAATTCTCAATTTAGGAACCGTCGTTCGGTTAAGTACGTTTTTAACAGCGGCAGGGTCGATCGGTTTACTCAATCAATTGCGGCGTGCTGCTCTAAAAAACGCCAGGGAAAACTTACAGGCTTTGCAGGCAGCGGTAAGTAGAGAGCAAGTGGCATTGGCTGAGGCGAAAGCGGCGAGAGAAAACCTGGAAACGGTGCTTTCTAGCATCAATGATGGGTTTTATGTTCTCGATCGCGACTGGCGGTTTACCTACGTCAACGATCGCTACTGTGAAATAGTTAAAATGCAGCGGTCAGCGCTTCTGGGGCAGAATGTCTGGGAGTTGTTTGCGGATGCCGTTGACACCGATGCTTACGTGCAATTCCACCGGGCAATCAGCGAACAAACGCCTCTCCAGTTTGATTACTTTTATCTTCCTTTGAATTGTTGGCACGCTCACCGGATTTACCCTTCGCCTACTGGATTAACAGTTTTCATTGCTGAAATTACCGATCGCAAACAGGCAGAAGCGGCACTCCAAGAAAGCGAATCTCGGTTCCGCACCCTGGCAGACAACATCGCCCAGTTTGCCTGGATAGCAGACGAAAACGGCTGGATCTTTTGGTACAATCGGCGCTGGTTTGACTACACGGGCACAACTCTAGAGGAAATGGCAGGGTGGGGCTGGCAAACCGTGCATCATCCCGAATACGTCGATCGCGTCGTGACAAAATTCCGTCGCCACATTGAGACCGGCGAAGCTTGGGAAGATATTTTTCCGCTGCGCGGTCAAGATGGACAATTTCGCTGGTTTCTGTCCCGCGCTATGCCGATTCGGAACGAGCAAGGTGAAGTGGTGCTATGGTTTGGCACTAATACCGACATTGACGATCGCAAACGGGCTGAACTGAACGAGCAGTTTCTCAATCAGCTTGATGCTCGGTTACGTCAACTATCCAACGCTGATGAGATGCTGTGGGAAACGATGAGTTGGTTAGGAGAATATCTCAACGTCGATCGATGTGTTTGGCACGCTATCAATTCTGACAATGGGTTAGCAATCGTCGAGCAAGAGTGGCGGCGGCAAGAGGTTCCCAGCGTTATTGGCGTTCATCGTTTGTCAGATTTCGCTTCGCCAGATCTGCTAGTTCAGTATCAGGCGGGTCAAACCGTCGTTGTCTCGGATGTGACGACCAATCCTTACACGGCACTCTTAGCCGCAAACTATATTTCGTTTGGTACTCGCGCCTTGGTCGCAGTTTCTTGCCTGTATGAAGGACGCTGGGTCGCGCTGCTGGTTGTCAATGCTAGAACAGTGCGGCACTGGCTAGAGGATGAAGTAGCACTGCTGCAAGAAATCGTGGCTCGGCTGTGGTCGCTCATTGAGCATACCAGAGCAGTCCAGCAACTCCGTCAGAGCGAAGCTGAATTTCGCCAGCTTGCCAATGCCATGCCGCAAATCGTTTGGGTTTCTAATGCGGACGGGTCTTTAGAGTTCATTAACGATCGCTGGACAGAATACACGGGGCTGACTTTAGAGCAGAGCCGCGATCGCACTCTGATGGAGCAACTCATTCCAAGAGAAGATAATCAGCAACTTTCCGCTAACTTCGTTCAAGCACAGGAAACGCGATCGCCCTATCAGTCGCAGTTTCGCTTAATCCGACCGGACGGCAGCTATGTTTATTTTCTCACTCGTGCCATCCCGATTCTCGACGATCGAGGTCAAGTCCGTAAATGGTGTGGCACCTCGACTGACATCACCGAACTCAAACAGCTTGAAGACGAACTTCGCCAAAAGAACGCCATTTTGAGCGTAATCAACGAATCCGCTCCAACGCCGATTTTCGTCAAAGATCGACAGGGACGAATTATTTTTGCCAACCCCGCCACGCTGGAGGTATTCGGCAAATCTGCGGCCCAAGTCATTGGCTATCGCGATTGCGATCTCTACCCATCGTCCGAAGATGCAGCCAGAGTGATGGAAAACGATCGGCGCATCATGGAATCTGGGCAAATGGAAGTGGTGGAAGAATCTCCCGATGGCATTCGGACGTTTTTGGGAATGAAAGTTCCCTACCGAAATGAAGCGGGTGAAGTGATTGGGCTAATTGGCATCTCGAACGACATTAGCGATCGCGTTCAAACCGAACGCGATCGTGAACGAATCTTACAACAAGAACAAGCCGCAAGAGAGGCAGCAGAGAACGCCAACCGCATCAAAGACGAGTTTTTGGCTGTGCTGTCGCATGAGTTGCGATCGCCCCTCAACCCGATCTTGGGCTGGTCAAAGCTTTTGCAAACCCGCAAACTCGATGAAGCTAAGACTGCTTTAGCTCTGGCGACGATCGAACGCAATGCCAAGCTACAATCAGAACTGATCGAAGACCTGCTCGATGTTTCCCGGATTCTGCAAGGCAAGCTGAGTTTGAACCCTTGCCCAATCAATCTCGTTCCAATCATTCAAGCAGGATTGGAAACGGTGCGACTCGCAGCAGAATCAAAATTCATCCAAATCGAGACGCATCTTGATGCGGAGGTTGGGCAGGTGTCAGGTGATGCCGCTCGATTACAGCAAGTTGTGTGGAATTTACTCTCGAATGCTGTGAAGTTTACACCAAAGGGCGGGCGAGTCGAGATTGGATTGAACCGCACCGAGGATTACGCACAGATTACCGTCCGCGATACCGGCAAGGGCATCGATCCCAATTTTCTACCCCATGTGTTTGACCATTTCCGGCAAGAAGACGGTGCCACAACTCGCAAGTTTGGCGGACTGGGGCTGGGGCTTGCGATCGTGCGTCACCTGGTTGAATTGCACGGCGGAACGGTTCAAGCAGAGAGTCTTGGCGAAGGAAAGGGAGCCACTTTTACTGTGAGGCTGCCGTTGATGCCCATTCAACCTGCCGTCAATCTCGATAGCTCATCTTCTGAATCATCATTTGATTTGAACGGCGTGCAAGTTTTGGTCATTGATGATGAAAAAGATTCACGAGAGTTTGTGGCGTTTGTGTTGGAGCAGGCAGGAGCGGAGGTGATGACAGCCACATCAGCAGGTGAAGGATTTGCGGCGTTAACGCAATTCAAACCCAACGTCTTGTTAAGCGACATCGGAATGCCCGATATGGATGGCTATATGTTGATCCAGCAAATCAGGGCATTATCGCCAGAGCAAGGTGGAAACGTTATAGCGATCGCCCTCACTGCTTATGCCGGAGACTTCAACCAGCAGCAGGCTCTACAAGCTGGATTTCAACACCATCTTGCTAAACCGATCGAACCCAACGAATTAATCAAAACCATTGCGGCGCTAATTGAAAGGAACAGTCATGATTGAACAAATTATATCATGTCCTTACGCATCGGTTACCTAAAAAATTCGTGTTTTTATTCTTAATTCTTATTATCTGCGTTCATCTGCGTTCATCTGTCTTCATCTGCGGTAAAAATTTAACTAACGATGACAACAGACAATTTGACGAGATCACTCATGTACTTTCTCCTTCTCTGAATCAGATTGATCGTGCCATATCAATGACCAATCACATATCAAAAGGTTTACCGTTAGCGGTAAAAGTTATTTCCTGGATATTGAAAACAGATTGGCTCAGAAGTGTTTGCCGAATCGCTTCAAACAAAGCATATTGATTGGCACCGCTCAAACCTTCAAAAACTTCGGCTCCGCGAGGATCTTTGACGATCAAATTAATTCTAGCTTCGTGGGTAGATGGGTTAATTCTCACGTTATACCCTGTGATGCCAACATTCTGACCCCTATAAGCTCGGAGAATCTTACCGACGGCATCGGCTACTGGCTGATTGGCTGCTACAGCAACTTCTTGGGGTGCCAACCGTTGCAATTGCACGTCGGGTAGATATACTATGGCAGGTATTTGAGATTGGTTGGTACGAGAGTTTCCAGACTGGGCTGTGGGTTGGGCGTTTGCTGATACGGATAAGCTAAGAGCGATCGCTAAAGCTGTAAAAACTTTTGTGCTAACTTTGGCAAGCGCAATAGAAGTTCCTGTACGATGGGTTAAGGCCGTAAAATTGTTTTTCATATTATACACCGCCAGCTTTTAAACTCTTAATATGTCGATCGTATCCCTGCCTACCAGGCATCGCGTACCGCCGCAGAAAGGTTATATTTGTTTAGTACAAACATAAATATAGTTTGATATTCTTCGTTTTATTCCTAGTGGTAGATTAAAAAAGCGCTCGGAATCAGTCTTTGGACTGGTGATTAGGTATTATTTACTATTACTTTAGCAGTCTGAATGGCTTGCTGAGGATTTTCAGCAATAAAAACGTTATCTTTCGATAAATTACTAAAAAAAGCTTTACTTTCTTCGGTATTTTTTAACAAAATAACTTTTTTGTCACTTTTGAGGGCAAGGGCAACTTCCGAAGCAGTTCCCGCACCCATCCCACAAGCAATAACTAAATCGCTAGAAAGCACATTAATATTATTACGAGCATTCCCCATATCAGTTACGATCGCAATATCCACCCCTTCCGAGACATTGCCAGTATCATTCCCAGGTAGAATGCCAACAGTTAAACCATTTGCGGCTTTTGCACCCTTACTGGCGGCATCCATCACACCGGCATTTCTACCGCCAGTCAGCAACACCCATCCCTCTTCCGCGATGAGTTTGCCCAATTCATAAGCGTATTGCAAATCCGATGGTGTGGCATTGACACCTGGCCCCATCACGCCGATCGTTGTTTTTCTCATGCGATCGCTCCCTGGAAAATGTGAATTAGGCGATCGCTAAACAGTACAATAGATCTCGCTCCATCCGCTACAAACTTCTATGCGGCGAGACTCAATATTTTACAAACTCTTCCAACAGTCCCCTACCCTGTTGTTCGAGTTACTCCCAACGCCCCCTACAAATGCCAGCGCATACCGCTTTGACTCAGTAGCAGTCAAAGAACCAAAATTTGAAATTGATGGCGTATTTCTGCCACCAGATACTGACAATGCAGGCATCATCTACTTCTGCGAGGTACAATTTCAGAAAGACGAACGCTTATACGAACGCCTATTCGGTGAAGCGTTTTTGTATTTCTACCGTAATCGAGAGCGTTATTCTAATTGGCAAGCGGTAGTGATTTATCCAACACGCAGTATCGAACAGAGTGATACTCATCCCTACCAAGCGCTGCTAAACTGTGACCAAGTGCATCGGGTGTACCTGAATGAACTGGGAGAGATTCGCCAGTTACCGTTAGGGATAGCTTTGATGGTGCTGACAATCCTAGAGGAAGAACAAGCACCAGAAGAAGCACGATATTTACTGGGACGCGCACAACAAGAAGTTACCGAACCAGAAGCAAGTCGCGCCATAATAGATACGATCGCGACAATTATGGTCTACAAGTTTACTAATTTAAGTCGGCGGGAGGTAGAAGCAATGCTAGGACTGCAATTAGAAGAAACCAGAGTATACCGGGAAGCTAAAGAAGAAGGTCGTCAAGAAGGTCGTCAAGAAGGTCGTCAAGAAGGTCGTCAAGAAGGACAGCAACAGGAAGCTGTTAATTTGGTTCTCCGTCTTTTATCGCGCCGCTTTGGAAATTTATCTGATGATCTCAGAAAGCACATTTCTAACTTACCGTTATCTGTGCTGGAAGATTTAAGTGAGGCGTTATTGGATTTTAGCAGTCTGGATGATTTGTCAGCTTGGTTAGAGGGAGATTAGACTGCTGTAAAAGTTCCATATTTGGGATTCTTTTACCGCAGATTAAAGCAGATAAACGCGGATGAATTTGAGGCAGAAACCCGGTATGATAAAGAAACCGGGTTTCTTTCTTGTTCAATTATAGCAACCGCTCTGGCAGTCAGGACGTTCTTAATTCCTGAAACGTTGGCGGATTCTAGAACCTTCTTCCCCTAGCTTCTAGTCCCTAGTACCCCTAGCCCTTCTGAAGCTCTCCCAGTGTTTTGAGAGACTCTTCAATATGAGCTTTGAAGTTTAACTGCGAGTTAAAGATATGCTGAACAACTCCATTTTGGTCAATCACATAGGTAACTCGTCCGGGAAGAATTCCTAAAGTAGAAGGAACGCCGTATAGTTTTCGGACTTGATTGCCAGTATCGCTCAACAAAGTAAAGGGAAGCTGATACTTACTTGCAAATTGAGCGTGGGAATTTGATGAATCGCCGCTGATGCCAATTACTTCTGCACCAGCATCTTTGAAGGTTTCATAGCTATCTCTAAAAGCACAAGATTCAGCCGTACATCCCGGCGTGTCATCCTTTGGATAGAAATAGAGGACAACGCATTTTGGGCCGCGAAAATCCTTAAGGCTGACTGGTGAGCCGTTTTGGGAAGTTAGGGTGAAATCAGGAGCGATATCTCCAACTTTAATAGACATAGATGCTATTTACTACAACTCAACGCGATCGTAATTTTCCATTTTCCCACATTTCCGGCTTACCGATCTTCCAAAGCACGGAGACGCGCTTCCAGTTCAGCAATACGCGCTTCAGCTGCCTGTCTTGCGGCAACTTCCTCCTGATGAGTCAATAGTGTTTTACCCGCCACTGGGTCATAAAAACGCCATTCACCAGATGGCAACAGTCGCAATTCTAACCCCAACACTTCACTGGATATGGAGGTAGTACCATCAGGTAAAACTGTTGCCGAACAAGGTAAGTAATTCCCTTCAACTAAGTGTAAACCTTGGAGTCTGGGATTAAGATAATCGCCAGTTGGGTCATATTGGAAATATTCACCCACTCCCAGAAAAGCATATATTCCTTTCTTAGCACCTTGGTCTTGGCTGCGGGTACTTTTTGAGGTGATTTCCAAAACAAAATCAGGGTTTTTATCTTCTTCTTCCCAAGTTTTGTAGGAACGACGCTCCCGTTTTTCTACTCCAAAAACTACAAACGCATCAGGTGATATAACTGAGGATGGGTTCCCTTCTTCGTAGTAAATAAACAAATTACCAGAAACATAAACATCCGTTCTGTTCTGGAAATAAATCCTCAGTACTTCAACAGCATAGGTGAGATAGTTACGTGCTTGATCGCTTTCAGCCATCGGCTTACCATCCTCATCTGGGTACTCAATTTGGGTAGGGAGTTGGCTATATGAAATAGTCATTTGTCAGATCTCCTTAGTCATTAGTCATTAGTCATTAGTCATTAGTCATTAGTTATTTGTTATTTGTTATTTCTCCTGCTCCTCTGCCAATGCCCAATGCCCGTTATAGATGAAAGAAACAATTTGTTTGGTACGCAGGAATATGGTTGTGTAATAGCACAGCTAATTAACCTTATTTTCTACGGCAAAATATCTCGACGCCGTGCCCCTACATATTTGTCTCTCAGGAGCGCAGAGTGTCAAATCACAACAAAGTTCCTGCGATCGCACCAGCAAGTAAAATAAAGCCAATCCAGACATTCTGCCGAAAGATTTCACCGTAAACTGGTTTTGGTAAATCTTCTTGTCGCAATCGGGAATAATGCCAAACCCATGCTAAAATACCTATCCCCAGCGATAGCCAAAAGCTCCAATGCAATTGCATGACGACAGCGAGACTCCCTAGCAAACCAGCTGTACCGATAAAGAAAATGCCAACAGCCTCAGCGGCGTAACGACCAAAGAATATCGCGCTGGAGTTAATGCCAATCTTCAGGTCGTCTTCCCTGTCACTCATGGCATAAACCGTATCGAATCCCAGCGTCCAGAGTACCGTAGCACCCCAGAGAAGCCAAGTGGCAGGTTCTAAATGCGCGATCGCAGCACTCCAGCTAATCAACACTCCAAAACCCCAGGCTAGAGAAAGCACCAACTGGGGCACGGGAAACACCCGCTTGGCTGTAGGATAAAATACAATAACCGGAACAGCCGCCACGCAAAGCCAAAAGCTTAAAGGATTGAGATACAACGCTAAAACACCAGCGCAAATCATAGCAACAAATGCTACTGCAATGCCCGTGCGTACAGTCAAAGCGCGAGCAGCGAGGGGGCGCGATCGCGTTCTTTCCACTTGCGGATCGATATCCCGATCCCATAAATCGTTAACTACACAACCAGCAGCACTGGTAGCTAAAGTACCAAGTACAATGACGCCTACAAGCGATGGAGGTGGCGTGCCATGCGATGCCAAAAACACAGCCCAAAGAGCCGGAATCATCAAAATCAAGCGTCCTGCTGGTTTATCCCACCTCAAGAGCCGAATAATGGTTAGCCAGGTTGGTTCGGGTTGTAGTTCTTGCTGGA from Argonema galeatum A003/A1 harbors:
- a CDS encoding PAS domain-containing protein, with product MARLWSLIEHTRAVQQLRQSEAEFRQLANAMPQIVWVSNADGSLEFINDRWTEYTGLTLEQSRDRTLMEQLIPREDNQQLSANFVQAQETRSPYQSQFRLIRPDGSYVYFLTRAIPILDDRGQVRKWCGTSTDITELKQLEDELRQKNAILSVINESAPTPIFVKDRQGRIIFANPATLEVFGKSAAQVIGYRDCDLYPSSEDAARVMENDRRIMESGQMEVVEESPDGIRTFLGMKVPYRNEAGEVIGLIGISNDISDRVQTERDRERILQQEQAAREAAENANRIKDEFLAVLSHELRSPLNPILGWSKLLQTRKLDEAKTALALATIERNAKLQSELIEDLLDVSRILQGKLSLNPCPINLVPIIQAGLETVRLAAESKFIQIETHLDAEVGQVSGDAARLQQVVWNLLSNAVKFTPKGGRVEIGLNRTEDYAQITVRDTGKGIDPNFLPHVFDHFRQEDGATTRKFGGLGLGLAIVRHLVELHGGTVQAESLGEGKGATFTVRLPLMPIQPAVNLDSSSSESSFDLNGVQVLVIDDEKDSREFVAFVLEQAGAEVMTATSAGEGFAALTQFKPNVLLSDIGMPDMDGYMLIQQIRALSPEQGGNVIAIALTAYAGDFNQQQALQAGFQHHLAKPIEPNELIKTIAALIERNSHD
- a CDS encoding TIGR00725 family protein; its protein translation is MRKTTIGVMGPGVNATPSDLQYAYELGKLIAEEGWVLLTGGRNAGVMDAASKGAKAANGLTVGILPGNDTGNVSEGVDIAIVTDMGNARNNINVLSSDLVIACGMGAGTASEVALALKSDKKVILLKNTEESKAFFSNLSKDNVFIAENPQQAIQTAKVIVNNT
- a CDS encoding Rpn family recombination-promoting nuclease/putative transposase is translated as MRRDSIFYKLFQQSPTLLFELLPTPPTNASAYRFDSVAVKEPKFEIDGVFLPPDTDNAGIIYFCEVQFQKDERLYERLFGEAFLYFYRNRERYSNWQAVVIYPTRSIEQSDTHPYQALLNCDQVHRVYLNELGEIRQLPLGIALMVLTILEEEQAPEEARYLLGRAQQEVTEPEASRAIIDTIATIMVYKFTNLSRREVEAMLGLQLEETRVYREAKEEGRQEGRQEGRQEGRQEGQQQEAVNLVLRLLSRRFGNLSDDLRKHISNLPLSVLEDLSEALLDFSSLDDLSAWLEGD
- a CDS encoding peroxiredoxin codes for the protein MSIKVGDIAPDFTLTSQNGSPVSLKDFRGPKCVVLYFYPKDDTPGCTAESCAFRDSYETFKDAGAEVIGISGDSSNSHAQFASKYQLPFTLLSDTGNQVRKLYGVPSTLGILPGRVTYVIDQNGVVQHIFNSQLNFKAHIEESLKTLGELQKG
- a CDS encoding Uma2 family endonuclease, producing the protein MTISYSQLPTQIEYPDEDGKPMAESDQARNYLTYAVEVLRIYFQNRTDVYVSGNLFIYYEEGNPSSVISPDAFVVFGVEKRERRSYKTWEEEDKNPDFVLEITSKSTRSQDQGAKKGIYAFLGVGEYFQYDPTGDYLNPRLQGLHLVEGNYLPCSATVLPDGTTSISSEVLGLELRLLPSGEWRFYDPVAGKTLLTHQEEVAARQAAEARIAELEARLRALEDR
- a CDS encoding 4-hydroxybenzoate solanesyltransferase; the protein is MSIQQELQPEPTWLTIIRLLRWDKPAGRLILMIPALWAVFLASHGTPPPSLVGVIVLGTLATSAAGCVVNDLWDRDIDPQVERTRSRPLAARALTVRTGIAVAFVAMICAGVLALYLNPLSFWLCVAAVPVIVFYPTAKRVFPVPQLVLSLAWGFGVLISWSAAIAHLEPATWLLWGATVLWTLGFDTVYAMSDREDDLKIGINSSAIFFGRYAAEAVGIFFIGTAGLLGSLAVVMQLHWSFWLSLGIGILAWVWHYSRLRQEDLPKPVYGEIFRQNVWIGFILLAGAIAGTLL